The Plasmodium yoelii strain 17X genome assembly, chromosome: 14 DNA segment ctaaaacttaaatactgtataaatttaaaaaataaaaaattatattattataatccttaaaagtatataaatagtgatttttaaagatatattaaatacttatataattatttctaatattatatagcttttatttttatataattataacatttacaaaataagttgcattgttcccttttttaattgcatatacataattttaatattattttatttaatatagataactTTACAATCTATGTTAATGAgtccaataactttatttttattcttatataattaaatttagaaatatatcttattatataattttataatatattttgcacatctttctcacggtttaaaacgacaattagcactgaaaccgtatttataagcttaaataggtattttaatgcatattgttttaaaaataatacttagtaaatattaattattaacatataaataactattgatgcaaaatttaaagtataataaaaaactatGTGTAATTAGGTTggtatatttacattttagataggagagataagggaagtatgcttttttaagacaattaTGTAGTCATATAAGATTTACCTAttctatataaataattatgtcTTGTATTTCTTTAACATTAAACTTTCAATTcatgtatacattaaaaatgccttagaattattttctaaatatatatgttcttttatattttataataaactatatttttaagaaaactatataattattaatattattttgcttggTAATGTTAATCTAATGTTATCGCATTAAGCatacttaaataaatgttataatatttcatttgatgttttgtgcatataattttaatcttattacaagtttaataatatatatcaacttattcgaatcaaataaatttaatgatttgttcgtatttaatactttatctattgttattgctatttttattactgctatatcactgtatagtacaacgGAATAATTAATGCGCTTAATcaaaatactttaaatcaattagtaatttttttgtttcatagtttttaaattattttagtacatatattatttagcaataacaatatatttgtgaattttatataacctaataaaaatattattaattcaaattaaattaattattacataccattatactttgcattaatatgtaattgtatatgtttcacaaatttaacatatttcagttttgccattgataaaatattatatatattagaacaataacgttaattttatataccaagttgtttataagtattatggcaaactataacattatattttattaatatacttatgttttttcttttaattattttaaaatataatatatttccaatttatttatacctcaaaactataaaatttacaaattaatagtgattaatataatgttataactttatgataaattaaagcgtatAAAGAAACTCtattaatactaattaattttaatacaaaaagagaatagttactacaattaaaacataaaaaatattgtatatatagtgcTATTTgttgtattactaaaaatgttagatgcataaaatatattttataggcATTGTTGTATTGTCGAATCTCGATCGATATACCATAcgtctatattttatgattatctattatatattagtacTGTACTTATTAATGCCAAAAACACATATATTAATccgaatatatattgtaatgtaggcaattgttccaaatgaatcatcatataattaatatccaacctcatatataattctattattacaattcagttggcgtaatataattgaaattaaaacaaatatgatacaaataataagttttactaaataaaatgttttatcaacaaagaaacatattgtgttatgcataattcaatatagttaTGAATAACaagctttatataataaataattatcatatatcataatatgaattatatatccaatatagacattttattttaatcatattaaatcgatatgaacactaaattatatatattataaattatgaaaaaatattatgtaacccttttcatattaatgacaATGCTCCTTTGGGGTTACAAATTTTTAACTTCATCTAGTGATTAAATATACGGGatgatatataattaattagtgttcaaattgtacaaaattaataaaatataatatttaatccTAACCCAAATATGGGTTCCAGAAACACAACCCtaacccacaacataaaaacaatataaaaactatgatcaaaaattacttcgaaatagacagtttcttaaaataaatcaatcgtcatattcagaataatttattaatgattcattctcttctttacattttttagcttttctcttaatttttgttttttaaatcgtttccgaaatccaaataacgaatactaatataaaacgTTAAGAAGCGTAtgattttttgttaacgtttgcatatatataatgaaaataatttttaaattccttattatttaccttataagaaattcctaaaaaaattgcTATTGCAACTAATATCGAAAAAATTGGAATTAATTTACTTACTAGTGATGATTCTGATAATGTAACCTCAGAAAATTCTCCAAGCAATTGTTCAGACCCTTCTATATAAGTTTGCTTAGAAGTTTTTTCAGGACAGTTTACATTATTATCTTTTGTATTTATCTCTGGAAGGGAGTTAGcatctttatatttattttttaaattattataaccatttgataatgtagacaatGCTTGACAATAGGTGCTATATTCACTATTATTAGAATCATTAagttctttatatattttaaaaaaatcttCAGCTTTTTCAGAACATTTTgtgcattttttttgatcATCAAATTCAGTATACAtttcacataataatttaaatgctttataaaatttagatacaatattaatatccatattcaatacatcattttttttatctaaaaGATCCTTATAACTCTTATAATCAgttaattcatttatttccTTGGTATACTTATCACAATCATCCATgtatacaatataaaaacacgATACATTGTCTTTTTCACCTTTctttaggtttaacatataacttaaccatatcaaaatgtaatcaacaatattgatATTACTTTTTGCAACCGTCTTGAACGTAGAAGAATCACGAAAGAACTCATTaagcaaatataaacatccatCACTTATTTTATCGAAATCACTTTTAAAATCAATATTACAATAATTATCTGAAAAATCAATATTATCACAatgtatatttaaaaaatctaTATCTTTAAATTGATAATTTCCACTTTTGTCCAATGTATCGGGAAAAGCATCCAATACTTTCTTGAACCTTTTACACTatgaaaacatttaaaaagaattaataaaaactcgaattattaaaaattttattaaaataaagtttaatgatatttatatgtaatacaatataaaaaaatgtaaaggaaactattattattaaaaatcgAGTATACCACTTCGGCATCCATTATAATGggatattatttttgatttgtaaattgagtagaatcatgttgttttatatacactgcCCCCAATATGTGACATAAATACTTTAATCCCAAATATAAcaactgtctgtagttaaatatattataagtttttcaataattaaattaatatagaataataaaataatatcattACAAAGAAACGTTCTATTTGTGTTTATGCTAATTAGCTAagttaccttaaatagagagttacttaatacaatttttattaaatgtatatgtaatgaattttatacaaaaaattatattcttactaacatctggtataactttattataaaaattgatatatttttataatgaatttaaagtatgtttgaacatagaaaaggaatatatttatatcttatgttttaatgaatgtccttcaaaaatttaaatgctgtataaatctaaaaagttaaaaattatattattactataatccttaaaatatataaatagtcatttcttaaaacatattaaataattatacacttgtttctaatactatataccatgttttattaaaattatagtattttcaaattaagttgcattgtttACTTTCTAtgcaattatataaatttatattgtttttaatgaatgtagataaattaaaaaataatttgaatgcgttaaataactttatttttattcctacatattccaatttagaaattttttctattgggtaattttataatatattatacgCATATTTTCCACTCTCTAAAACAACAATTTGCACTGAatccgtatttataagcttaaataagtctttgaatgcatgttatttttaaaataatgctcagtaaatattaaacatatatacctactgatgatattttaaagtataatagaaaactatgttaaTTAGATTGTTATATtgcctttaagaggagagagataagatatattgctattttaatatattaatttagaTAAACATTTGCTAAATGTTTTACttagttcatttttatcttatacattttattgtatagttatcaatgtatatacattcaaatgatttattaaaaatactatattttattaattctacaaaaaacaataataatataatatgcgttaatattgaataataaaatgatatttaatattaattaagtaTTTAACCCTTTCTCCattaatccatatttttagaatataaaactacaatTTCCAAATTGaataattaacaaatatataatgtattattatgtcttttcaataaaattaatatttaattatatgaaggtttcacaataaaacaatattttaatattaactatTGGTAATTTctagattatatgtatagtcatataataatgcattatatctataatattaaactttaatagtatatttatattttattttttaactattttaaaatataatatatttatacctcaaaatttaaaaattaatagtgattaatataatgttctatctttatgataaataaattaaaacgTATGAagcaacttctattaatacaattacaacttcaaaaaatgttagaagcacaacaataatttatagaCTATGTTATATTATCGATTTTCGATCGATActtatgaatctatattttatgattatctattatacaTTAGTAGTGTGCttaattaacattaaaaatataatcattaatatgaagatatattataatgtaggcAATTGCTTCAAATGAatcgaattataattatactctgataataatattattatacagttcagttggataacatgatttaaattaaaatcaatatgtcacaaataataagttttactaaataaaatatttcaccaaataaagaaacatattatgatatgcataattcaataaatccacatattaacttttatataggcaattatgatatagcataatatgaattaatatatgtaatatagttattttactttaatcatattaaatatatattaacactcaattatatatattataacttataaatatgttatataacCCCATTTATATTAGCTTATCCCCATTTTGGGTTGAATATTTGGGCATCATCTcttgattaaacatacggggttttacatatattaaattagtgtttaagttataaaaaattaaatgcaatgtAATACATAGctctaacccgaatatgggttccaaaacataaaaattatataaaaattatgctaaaattacttcgaaatagacaatttcctaaaatatatcaatcattattactattacgGAATAACCAttactcttcgaatcatattaATGAcccattttcttctttatttttttagcttttctcttaaatgttgtttttgagatcgtttccgaaatccaaataacgaatactaatataaaatgttaagaagcgtaCGGTTGCTcgttaatatttatatatatatatatatatataatattttttttttaattccttattatttaccttataagaaactcccaataaaattgatgctgcaacaaatataattgcaattGTAATTAGCGTATTTTTTGTCACTGGACATTCTGTTACTGGACATTCTTTCATTGGACATTCTTCCACTGGACATTCTGTCACTGGGCTTTTTGTCGCTGAACTTCGTGAACAAGATTTAAGGGATTCGATATTACTacatacattatttttatatttctctttAAATTTGTCATAATCTTTTGATAAACTTAACCAAAGTTGAAAATAAGAACttcctttattaatatctaaaccatttttaagtttttcatATTGTTCATAAAATTCTCCAGCATTTTTTAAACATGTATTGCATTGGATTTTTTTTCTACCAACTTCACTATCCATatcacataataatttaaatatttcataaaaattagatatatctttaataccAATATTCATCGATTCTATTTTTGTATCTATAACACTTATATTAATCTTACTATCATTATCACCAATTTTTTTCTGATCATAACaactatttgtttttatatgtttagtATAAAAATCCTTTAATGGGGTGGTTCCATTTTCTGTTTTTTGATTCAGTATGTGACCtaaccataaaatagcgTATTCAGCAAATTTATCATTCTCTAAATTTTCCACATTAACATATTCCTTATAGAAACTTAGCAATGCTATAAAAGCAGAACTAATTTTTTTGTCATCATTATCACAGTTTTGGTTAGGACAATGCATTTTGGTTAAACTTCCTTCTAACATATAATTTTGAGAATTTTTATCGAAGACAAGACCTTTATCGGCCATTATAAGTCCATCACactacgaatatattttacgaattaaacaaaagaatgtattaatataaatgttactaaaatgaaaattaatataatttatagttaATGCAACATCCAAATAATGTAAGAAAAAGGATATATACCAGATTAACagccattataatgaaattccGTTATAATTTGGAGATTATGTGGGatgatgttatttatatatattgcataaatatatgttatatttactTAATCTCTTTACATACCAATTACCTTTCGTTAGatatattcttaattttaacttcatataaaataataatatagtagtattactaaaatcatattatacttattttatgacatttagctaaattaccttaaatagagggttgcttaatacattttatacaaaaaatactattcttactaacatttggtataactttattataaaaattaatatacttttataatgaatttaaaaaatatatacttatacatatgctttaatatagaacgTAAACAACGccctaaaacttaaatactgtataaatttaaaaataaaaaagttttattattattattataatccttaaaaccatataaataataatttttaaaatatattaaatatttatatacttgtttcttataatatataatatagttttttttaattatagtattttaaaGTTATATGctccattttctatgcaaattacataattttaatattacttttaattaatatatatacattccaattatattttaacattttcaataactttatttttattcttacaTATTCCAAATTATAAGTATTtcttattgggtaattttataatatattttcccatcttttccattttttaaaataacaattagcactgaacccgtacttataagcttaaataagtctttgaatgcatattatttttaaaataatacttagtaaatattaaacatatatacctactgatgatattttaaagtataatataaaacgatgtttaattaggttgttatattatcCTTTAAGAgaagagagataagatatattagtcattttaatatataaattaagttGAATATTCGCTAAATGTTTTGCACTGCTCattcttatattatatatttattgttattgttATCAATGGatatacattaaaataattcgttaaattttctatattttattaattatatggtaaaataatgctatttaagattaaaaaatgatgattcattaaacaatgataatataatatgtaatatTGAAATGACATTTGAGATTAATTGAGTCTTTAACCCTTTCTTTATCcagtttttta contains these protein-coding regions:
- a CDS encoding PIR protein, encoding MAVNLCDGLIMADKGLVFDKNSQNYMLEGSLTKMHCPNQNCDNDDKKISSAFIALLSFYKEYVNVENLENDKFAEYAILWLGHILNQKTENGTTPLKDFYTKHIKTNSCYDQKKIGDNDSKINISVIDTKIESMNIGIKDISNFYEIFKLLCDMDSEVGRKKIQCNTCLKNAGEFYEQYEKLKNGLDINKGSSYFQLWLSLSKDYDKFKEKYKNNVCSNIESLKSCSRSSATKSPVTECPVEECPMKECPVTECPVTKNTLITIAIIFVAASILLGVSYKYSLFGFRKRSQKQHLREKLKK